One stretch of Castor canadensis chromosome 12, mCasCan1.hap1v2, whole genome shotgun sequence DNA includes these proteins:
- the Agbl5 gene encoding cytosolic carboxypeptidase-like protein 5 isoform X7, which yields MELRCGGLLFSSRFDSGNLAHVEKVESVSSDGEGAGGGAPAPTGGIASSPDYEFNVWTRPDCAETEFENGNRSWFYFSVRGGTPGKLIKINIMNMNKQSKLYSQGMAPFVRTLPSRPRWERIRDRPTFEMTETQFVLSFVHRFVEGRGATTFFAFCYPFSYSDCQDLLNQLDQRFPENHSTHSSPLDTIYYHRELLCYSLDGLRVDLLTVTSCHGLRDDREPRLEQLFPDNSTPRPFRFTGKRIFFLSSRVHPGETPSSFVFNGFLDFILRPDDPRAQTLRRLFVFKLIPMLNPDGVVRGHYRTDSRGVNLNRQYLKPDAILHPAIYGAKAVLLYHHVHSRLNYQSPSEREPSPRLLPDNPLSDLEKANNLHNEAHFGQSSDGENPETWIETEPAEQRANSVWIMPQQSAELEEPAPDTIPPKESGVAYYVDLHGHASKRGCFMYGNSFSDESTQVENMLYPKLISLNSAHFDFQGCNFSEKNMYARDRRDGQSKEGSGRVAIYKASGIIHSYTLECNYNTGRSVNSIPAACHDNGRASPPPPPAFPSRYTVELFEQVGRAMAIAALDMAECNPWPRIVLSEHSSLTNLRAWMLKHVRNSRSLSSTVNVGVNKKRGSRTPPKSNNGLPVSCSENALSRARSFSTGTSAGGSNSSQQNSPQMKNSPSFPFHGSRPAGLPGLGSSTQKLSHRVLGPVREPRSQDRRRRQQQQPLNHRPPASSLISPPTPASSGTASSRNLSSCLLPNSLSISGSGCSLLSSGDKPETVMVIGKGLLGTSARIPCIRTRLQLLPPTVSESCSGSWVLTCPTTIPISQTCPRRVSARRGPGFPRLGPGWARAHRRLAEG from the exons ATGGAGCTACGCTGTGGGGGATTGCTGTTCAGTTCTCGCTTTGATTCAGGGAATCTAGCCCATGTGGAGAAAGTGGAGTCTGTGTCTAGTGATGGGGAAGGAGCAGGAGGGGGGGCACCAGCTCCCACTGGTGGCATTGCTTCTTCCCCTGACTACGAGTTCAACGTGTGGACCCGGCCAGACTGTGCTGAAACAGAATTTGAGAATGGAAACAG GTCGTGGTTCTACTTCAGTGTCCGGGGAGGAACTCCAGGGAAACTCATCAAGATCAACATTATGAACATGAACAAGCAAAGCAAGCTGTATTCCCAGGGCATGGCCCCTTTTGTGCGTACACTGCCCTCCCGGCCACGCTGGGAGCGCATTCGAGACCGTCCCACATTTGAG ATGACAGAGACCCAGTTTGTGTTATCCTTTGTTCACCGTTTCGTGGAAGGCCGTGGGGCCACCACCTTCTTCGCCTTCTGCTACCCCTTCTCCTACAGTGACTGCCAGGATTTGCTAAACCAGCTAGACCAGCGCTTTCCGGAGAATCACTCTACCCATAGCAG CCCCCTGGATACTATCTATTACCACCGGGAGCTCCTTTGCTATTCTCTGGATGGACTTCGTGTAGATCTGCTAACAGTCACTTCCTGCCATGGGCTTCGAGATGATCGGGAGCCCCGTCTAGAGCAGCTATTTCCTGATAACAGCACCCCCCGACCATTCCGTTTCACAGGCAAGAGG ATATTCttcttaagcagtagagtacacCCTGGGGAGACACCATCTAGCTTTGTCTTCAATGGCTTTTTGGACTTCATCCTCCGACCTGATGACCCCCGAGCTCAAACCCTACGTCGTCTCTTTGTCTTTAAGCTAATTCCTATGTTGAATCCCGATGGTGTAGTCCGGGGCCACTACCG CACAGACTCACGTGGAGTGAATCTGAACCGTCAATACCTGAAGCCTGATGCCATCCTGCACCCAGCCATCTATGGGGCTAAAGCTGTGCTCCTCTACCACCATGTGCACTCTCGTCTGAACTACCAGAGTCCCTCTGAGCGTGAGCCCAGTCCACGTCTCCTTCCTGATAATCCCCTTTCTGACCTCGAGAAAGCCAATAATCTCCACAATGAAGCTCATTTTGGGCAGTCATCTGATGGGGAAAACCCTGAGACCTGGATTGAGACAGAGCCAGCAGAACAGAGGGCCAACAGTGTGTGGATTATGCCACAACAGTCTGCTGAGCTTGAGGAACCAGCCCCTGATACCATCCCCCCCAAAGAGAGTGGTGTTGCTTACTATGTGGACCTGCATGGACATGCTTCCAAACGGGGTTGCTTCATGTATGGAAACAGCTTTAGTGATGAGAGCACCCAG GTGGAAAACATGCTATATCCAAAGCTCATCTCCTTGAATTCAGCCCACTTTGACTTCCAGGGCTGCAATTTTTCAGAGAAGAACATGTATGCCCGAGACCGTAGAGATGGCCAGTCCAAAGAGGGAAGCGGCCGTGTTGCAATCTACAAAGCCTCAGGGATAATCCACAG CTACACACTTGAATGCAACTACAACACTGGACGCTCAGTAAACAGCATCCCTGCTGCCTGCCATGACAATGGGCGTgccagcccccctcccccaccggcTTTCCCCTCCAGATACACTGTGGAACTATTTGAGCAG GTGGGACGAGCTATGGCCATCGCAGCTCTGGACATGGCAGAATGTAATCCGTGGCCCCGAATTGTGCTGTCAGAGCACAGCAGCCTCACTAACCTGCGGGCCTGGATGCTAAAGCATGTGCGCAATAGCCGAAGCCTGAGCAGCACTGTCAATGTGGGTGTCAACAAGAAGAGAGGTTCTCGAACTCCTCCCAAGAGTAACAA TGGACTACCTGTTTCCTGCTCTGAAAATGCCTTGAGCCGGGCTCGAAGTTTTAGCACTGGTACAAGTGCTGGCGGTAGCAACAGCAGCCAACAAAATTCTCCACAGATGAAGAACTCTCCCAGCTTTCCTTTCCATGGCAGTCGGCCTGCAGGGCTGCCAGGTCTGGGCTCTAGCACCCAAAAGCTCAGCCACCGGGTGCTGGGCCCTGTCAGAG AGCCCCGGAGCCAGGACAGGaggcggcggcagcagcagcagccactgAACCATCGCCCTCCTGCAAGCAGCCTGATCTCCCCTCCAACTCCTGCTAGTTCTGGCACAGCCTCCTCACGCAACCTGAGCTCCTGCTTATTGCCCAACTCACTCAGCATATCAG GAAGCGGTTGCTCACTTTTGTCTTCTGGGGACAAGCCGGAGACTGTCATGGTGATTGGGAAAGGCCTGCTAGGAACTAGCGCTCGGATCCCCTGCATCAGGACTCGGTTGCAG CTTCTACCTCCAACCGTatcagaaagctgctctggttcCTGGGTACTTACCTGCCCCACCACAATTCCCATCAGCCAG ACCTGCCCGAGGAGAGTTTCCGCCAGGAGGGGTCCCGGATTCCCCAG GCTAGGCCCAGGTTGGGCCAGGGCTCACCGCCGACTGGCAGAGGGATGA
- the Agbl5 gene encoding cytosolic carboxypeptidase-like protein 5 isoform X5 produces MELRCGGLLFSSRFDSGNLAHVEKVESVSSDGEGAGGGAPAPTGGIASSPDYEFNVWTRPDCAETEFENGNRSWFYFSVRGGTPGKLIKINIMNMNKQSKLYSQGMAPFVRTLPSRPRWERIRDRPTFEMTETQFVLSFVHRFVEGRGATTFFAFCYPFSYSDCQDLLNQLDQRFPENHSTHSSPLDTIYYHRELLCYSLDGLRVDLLTVTSCHGLRDDREPRLEQLFPDNSTPRPFRFTGKRIFFLSSRVHPGETPSSFVFNGFLDFILRPDDPRAQTLRRLFVFKLIPMLNPDGVVRGHYRTDSRGVNLNRQYLKPDAILHPAIYGAKAVLLYHHVHSRLNYQSPSEREPSPRLLPDNPLSDLEKANNLHNEAHFGQSSDGENPETWIETEPAEQRANSVWIMPQQSAELEEPAPDTIPPKESGVAYYVDLHGHASKRGCFMYGNSFSDESTQVENMLYPKLISLNSAHFDFQGCNFSEKNMYARDRRDGQSKEGSGRVAIYKASGIIHSYTLECNYNTGRSVNSIPAACHDNGRASPPPPPAFPSRYTVELFEQVGRAMAIAALDMAECNPWPRIVLSEHSSLTNLRAWMLKHVRNSRSLSSTVNVGVNKKRGSRTPPKSNNGLPVSCSENALSRARSFSTGTSAGGSNSSQQNSPQMKNSPSFPFHGSRPAGLPGLGSSTQKLSHRVLGPVREPRSQDRRRRQQQQPLNHRPPASSLISPPTPASSGTASSRNLSSCLLPNSLSISGSGCSLLSSGDKPETVMVIGKGLLGTSARIPCIRTRLQVSFLESTPVPSITILAEPRIVHLGNGRVNAQPCFTASTSNRIRKLLWFLGTYLPHHNSHQPGILLASNPTVSAKYTLISAYSCGFLCPCP; encoded by the exons ATGGAGCTACGCTGTGGGGGATTGCTGTTCAGTTCTCGCTTTGATTCAGGGAATCTAGCCCATGTGGAGAAAGTGGAGTCTGTGTCTAGTGATGGGGAAGGAGCAGGAGGGGGGGCACCAGCTCCCACTGGTGGCATTGCTTCTTCCCCTGACTACGAGTTCAACGTGTGGACCCGGCCAGACTGTGCTGAAACAGAATTTGAGAATGGAAACAG GTCGTGGTTCTACTTCAGTGTCCGGGGAGGAACTCCAGGGAAACTCATCAAGATCAACATTATGAACATGAACAAGCAAAGCAAGCTGTATTCCCAGGGCATGGCCCCTTTTGTGCGTACACTGCCCTCCCGGCCACGCTGGGAGCGCATTCGAGACCGTCCCACATTTGAG ATGACAGAGACCCAGTTTGTGTTATCCTTTGTTCACCGTTTCGTGGAAGGCCGTGGGGCCACCACCTTCTTCGCCTTCTGCTACCCCTTCTCCTACAGTGACTGCCAGGATTTGCTAAACCAGCTAGACCAGCGCTTTCCGGAGAATCACTCTACCCATAGCAG CCCCCTGGATACTATCTATTACCACCGGGAGCTCCTTTGCTATTCTCTGGATGGACTTCGTGTAGATCTGCTAACAGTCACTTCCTGCCATGGGCTTCGAGATGATCGGGAGCCCCGTCTAGAGCAGCTATTTCCTGATAACAGCACCCCCCGACCATTCCGTTTCACAGGCAAGAGG ATATTCttcttaagcagtagagtacacCCTGGGGAGACACCATCTAGCTTTGTCTTCAATGGCTTTTTGGACTTCATCCTCCGACCTGATGACCCCCGAGCTCAAACCCTACGTCGTCTCTTTGTCTTTAAGCTAATTCCTATGTTGAATCCCGATGGTGTAGTCCGGGGCCACTACCG CACAGACTCACGTGGAGTGAATCTGAACCGTCAATACCTGAAGCCTGATGCCATCCTGCACCCAGCCATCTATGGGGCTAAAGCTGTGCTCCTCTACCACCATGTGCACTCTCGTCTGAACTACCAGAGTCCCTCTGAGCGTGAGCCCAGTCCACGTCTCCTTCCTGATAATCCCCTTTCTGACCTCGAGAAAGCCAATAATCTCCACAATGAAGCTCATTTTGGGCAGTCATCTGATGGGGAAAACCCTGAGACCTGGATTGAGACAGAGCCAGCAGAACAGAGGGCCAACAGTGTGTGGATTATGCCACAACAGTCTGCTGAGCTTGAGGAACCAGCCCCTGATACCATCCCCCCCAAAGAGAGTGGTGTTGCTTACTATGTGGACCTGCATGGACATGCTTCCAAACGGGGTTGCTTCATGTATGGAAACAGCTTTAGTGATGAGAGCACCCAG GTGGAAAACATGCTATATCCAAAGCTCATCTCCTTGAATTCAGCCCACTTTGACTTCCAGGGCTGCAATTTTTCAGAGAAGAACATGTATGCCCGAGACCGTAGAGATGGCCAGTCCAAAGAGGGAAGCGGCCGTGTTGCAATCTACAAAGCCTCAGGGATAATCCACAG CTACACACTTGAATGCAACTACAACACTGGACGCTCAGTAAACAGCATCCCTGCTGCCTGCCATGACAATGGGCGTgccagcccccctcccccaccggcTTTCCCCTCCAGATACACTGTGGAACTATTTGAGCAG GTGGGACGAGCTATGGCCATCGCAGCTCTGGACATGGCAGAATGTAATCCGTGGCCCCGAATTGTGCTGTCAGAGCACAGCAGCCTCACTAACCTGCGGGCCTGGATGCTAAAGCATGTGCGCAATAGCCGAAGCCTGAGCAGCACTGTCAATGTGGGTGTCAACAAGAAGAGAGGTTCTCGAACTCCTCCCAAGAGTAACAA TGGACTACCTGTTTCCTGCTCTGAAAATGCCTTGAGCCGGGCTCGAAGTTTTAGCACTGGTACAAGTGCTGGCGGTAGCAACAGCAGCCAACAAAATTCTCCACAGATGAAGAACTCTCCCAGCTTTCCTTTCCATGGCAGTCGGCCTGCAGGGCTGCCAGGTCTGGGCTCTAGCACCCAAAAGCTCAGCCACCGGGTGCTGGGCCCTGTCAGAG AGCCCCGGAGCCAGGACAGGaggcggcggcagcagcagcagccactgAACCATCGCCCTCCTGCAAGCAGCCTGATCTCCCCTCCAACTCCTGCTAGTTCTGGCACAGCCTCCTCACGCAACCTGAGCTCCTGCTTATTGCCCAACTCACTCAGCATATCAG GAAGCGGTTGCTCACTTTTGTCTTCTGGGGACAAGCCGGAGACTGTCATGGTGATTGGGAAAGGCCTGCTAGGAACTAGCGCTCGGATCCCCTGCATCAGGACTCGGTTGCAGGTATCATTTTTGGAGTCTACGCCAGTCCCTAGCATAACAATTCTGGCAGAACCCAGAATTGTTCACCTTGGCAATGGGAGGGTAAATGCTCAGCCCTGCTTTACAGCTTCTACCTCCAACCGTatcagaaagctgctctggttcCTGGGTACTTACCTGCCCCACCACAATTCCCATCAGCCAGGTATCTTGCTTGCTTCCAATCCCACTGTTTCTGCTAAGTACACCCTAATCTCAGCCTACAGCTGTGGCTTTCTCTGCCCCTGCCCTTAG
- the Agbl5 gene encoding cytosolic carboxypeptidase-like protein 5 isoform X8, protein MELRCGGLLFSSRFDSGNLAHVEKVESVSSDGEGAGGGAPAPTGGIASSPDYEFNVWTRPDCAETEFENGNRSWFYFSVRGGTPGKLIKINIMNMNKQSKLYSQGMAPFVRTLPSRPRWERIRDRPTFEMTETQFVLSFVHRFVEGRGATTFFAFCYPFSYSDCQDLLNQLDQRFPENHSTHSSPLDTIYYHRELLCYSLDGLRVDLLTVTSCHGLRDDREPRLEQLFPDNSTPRPFRFTGKRIFFLSSRVHPGETPSSFVFNGFLDFILRPDDPRAQTLRRLFVFKLIPMLNPDGVVRGHYRTDSRGVNLNRQYLKPDAILHPAIYGAKAVLLYHHVHSRLNYQSPSEREPSPRLLPDNPLSDLEKANNLHNEAHFGQSSDGENPETWIETEPAEQRANSVWIMPQQSAELEEPAPDTIPPKESGVAYYVDLHGHASKRGCFMYGNSFSDESTQVENMLYPKLISLNSAHFDFQGCNFSEKNMYARDRRDGQSKEGSGRVAIYKASGIIHSYTLECNYNTGRSVNSIPAACHDNGRASPPPPPAFPSRYTVELFEQVGRAMAIAALDMAECNPWPRIVLSEHSSLTNLRAWMLKHVRNSRSLSSTVNVGVNKKRGSRTPPKSNNGLPVSCSENALSRARSFSTGTSAGGSNSSQQNSPQMKNSPSFPFHGSRPAGLPGLGSSTQKLSHRVLGPVREPRSQDRRRRQQQQPLNHRPPASSLISPPTPASSGTASSRNLSSCLLPNSLSISGSGCSLLSSGDKPETVMVIGKGLLGTSARIPCIRTRLQAASGWPPTAPLCPCLFSYLLYSI, encoded by the exons ATGGAGCTACGCTGTGGGGGATTGCTGTTCAGTTCTCGCTTTGATTCAGGGAATCTAGCCCATGTGGAGAAAGTGGAGTCTGTGTCTAGTGATGGGGAAGGAGCAGGAGGGGGGGCACCAGCTCCCACTGGTGGCATTGCTTCTTCCCCTGACTACGAGTTCAACGTGTGGACCCGGCCAGACTGTGCTGAAACAGAATTTGAGAATGGAAACAG GTCGTGGTTCTACTTCAGTGTCCGGGGAGGAACTCCAGGGAAACTCATCAAGATCAACATTATGAACATGAACAAGCAAAGCAAGCTGTATTCCCAGGGCATGGCCCCTTTTGTGCGTACACTGCCCTCCCGGCCACGCTGGGAGCGCATTCGAGACCGTCCCACATTTGAG ATGACAGAGACCCAGTTTGTGTTATCCTTTGTTCACCGTTTCGTGGAAGGCCGTGGGGCCACCACCTTCTTCGCCTTCTGCTACCCCTTCTCCTACAGTGACTGCCAGGATTTGCTAAACCAGCTAGACCAGCGCTTTCCGGAGAATCACTCTACCCATAGCAG CCCCCTGGATACTATCTATTACCACCGGGAGCTCCTTTGCTATTCTCTGGATGGACTTCGTGTAGATCTGCTAACAGTCACTTCCTGCCATGGGCTTCGAGATGATCGGGAGCCCCGTCTAGAGCAGCTATTTCCTGATAACAGCACCCCCCGACCATTCCGTTTCACAGGCAAGAGG ATATTCttcttaagcagtagagtacacCCTGGGGAGACACCATCTAGCTTTGTCTTCAATGGCTTTTTGGACTTCATCCTCCGACCTGATGACCCCCGAGCTCAAACCCTACGTCGTCTCTTTGTCTTTAAGCTAATTCCTATGTTGAATCCCGATGGTGTAGTCCGGGGCCACTACCG CACAGACTCACGTGGAGTGAATCTGAACCGTCAATACCTGAAGCCTGATGCCATCCTGCACCCAGCCATCTATGGGGCTAAAGCTGTGCTCCTCTACCACCATGTGCACTCTCGTCTGAACTACCAGAGTCCCTCTGAGCGTGAGCCCAGTCCACGTCTCCTTCCTGATAATCCCCTTTCTGACCTCGAGAAAGCCAATAATCTCCACAATGAAGCTCATTTTGGGCAGTCATCTGATGGGGAAAACCCTGAGACCTGGATTGAGACAGAGCCAGCAGAACAGAGGGCCAACAGTGTGTGGATTATGCCACAACAGTCTGCTGAGCTTGAGGAACCAGCCCCTGATACCATCCCCCCCAAAGAGAGTGGTGTTGCTTACTATGTGGACCTGCATGGACATGCTTCCAAACGGGGTTGCTTCATGTATGGAAACAGCTTTAGTGATGAGAGCACCCAG GTGGAAAACATGCTATATCCAAAGCTCATCTCCTTGAATTCAGCCCACTTTGACTTCCAGGGCTGCAATTTTTCAGAGAAGAACATGTATGCCCGAGACCGTAGAGATGGCCAGTCCAAAGAGGGAAGCGGCCGTGTTGCAATCTACAAAGCCTCAGGGATAATCCACAG CTACACACTTGAATGCAACTACAACACTGGACGCTCAGTAAACAGCATCCCTGCTGCCTGCCATGACAATGGGCGTgccagcccccctcccccaccggcTTTCCCCTCCAGATACACTGTGGAACTATTTGAGCAG GTGGGACGAGCTATGGCCATCGCAGCTCTGGACATGGCAGAATGTAATCCGTGGCCCCGAATTGTGCTGTCAGAGCACAGCAGCCTCACTAACCTGCGGGCCTGGATGCTAAAGCATGTGCGCAATAGCCGAAGCCTGAGCAGCACTGTCAATGTGGGTGTCAACAAGAAGAGAGGTTCTCGAACTCCTCCCAAGAGTAACAA TGGACTACCTGTTTCCTGCTCTGAAAATGCCTTGAGCCGGGCTCGAAGTTTTAGCACTGGTACAAGTGCTGGCGGTAGCAACAGCAGCCAACAAAATTCTCCACAGATGAAGAACTCTCCCAGCTTTCCTTTCCATGGCAGTCGGCCTGCAGGGCTGCCAGGTCTGGGCTCTAGCACCCAAAAGCTCAGCCACCGGGTGCTGGGCCCTGTCAGAG AGCCCCGGAGCCAGGACAGGaggcggcggcagcagcagcagccactgAACCATCGCCCTCCTGCAAGCAGCCTGATCTCCCCTCCAACTCCTGCTAGTTCTGGCACAGCCTCCTCACGCAACCTGAGCTCCTGCTTATTGCCCAACTCACTCAGCATATCAG GAAGCGGTTGCTCACTTTTGTCTTCTGGGGACAAGCCGGAGACTGTCATGGTGATTGGGAAAGGCCTGCTAGGAACTAGCGCTCGGATCCCCTGCATCAGGACTCGGTTGCAG GCTGCCTCAGGCTGGCCCCCCACGGCCCCGCTCTGCCCCTGCCTTTTCTCCTATCTCCTGTACTCTATCTGA
- the Agbl5 gene encoding cytosolic carboxypeptidase-like protein 5 isoform X9 has product MELRCGGLLFSSRFDSGNLAHVEKVESVSSDGEGAGGGAPAPTGGIASSPDYEFNVWTRPDCAETEFENGNRSWFYFSVRGGTPGKLIKINIMNMNKQSKLYSQGMAPFVRTLPSRPRWERIRDRPTFEMTETQFVLSFVHRFVEGRGATTFFAFCYPFSYSDCQDLLNQLDQRFPENHSTHSSPLDTIYYHRELLCYSLDGLRVDLLTVTSCHGLRDDREPRLEQLFPDNSTPRPFRFTGKRIFFLSSRVHPGETPSSFVFNGFLDFILRPDDPRAQTLRRLFVFKLIPMLNPDGVVRGHYRTDSRGVNLNRQYLKPDAILHPAIYGAKAVLLYHHVHSRLNYQSPSEREPSPRLLPDNPLSDLEKANNLHNEAHFGQSSDGENPETWIETEPAEQRANSVWIMPQQSAELEEPAPDTIPPKESGVAYYVDLHGHASKRGCFMYGNSFSDESTQVENMLYPKLISLNSAHFDFQGCNFSEKNMYARDRRDGQSKEGSGRVAIYKASGIIHSYTLECNYNTGRSVNSIPAACHDNGRASPPPPPAFPSRYTVELFEQVGRAMAIAALDMAECNPWPRIVLSEHSSLTNLRAWMLKHVRNSRSLSSTVNVGVNKKRGSRTPPKSNNGLPVSCSENALSRARSFSTGTSAGGSNSSQQNSPQMKNSPSFPFHGSRPAGLPGLGSSTQKLSHRVLGPVRGHKPGQQTIHICDHMCRDSSKDIWEDDVKCKYKVKIKLI; this is encoded by the exons ATGGAGCTACGCTGTGGGGGATTGCTGTTCAGTTCTCGCTTTGATTCAGGGAATCTAGCCCATGTGGAGAAAGTGGAGTCTGTGTCTAGTGATGGGGAAGGAGCAGGAGGGGGGGCACCAGCTCCCACTGGTGGCATTGCTTCTTCCCCTGACTACGAGTTCAACGTGTGGACCCGGCCAGACTGTGCTGAAACAGAATTTGAGAATGGAAACAG GTCGTGGTTCTACTTCAGTGTCCGGGGAGGAACTCCAGGGAAACTCATCAAGATCAACATTATGAACATGAACAAGCAAAGCAAGCTGTATTCCCAGGGCATGGCCCCTTTTGTGCGTACACTGCCCTCCCGGCCACGCTGGGAGCGCATTCGAGACCGTCCCACATTTGAG ATGACAGAGACCCAGTTTGTGTTATCCTTTGTTCACCGTTTCGTGGAAGGCCGTGGGGCCACCACCTTCTTCGCCTTCTGCTACCCCTTCTCCTACAGTGACTGCCAGGATTTGCTAAACCAGCTAGACCAGCGCTTTCCGGAGAATCACTCTACCCATAGCAG CCCCCTGGATACTATCTATTACCACCGGGAGCTCCTTTGCTATTCTCTGGATGGACTTCGTGTAGATCTGCTAACAGTCACTTCCTGCCATGGGCTTCGAGATGATCGGGAGCCCCGTCTAGAGCAGCTATTTCCTGATAACAGCACCCCCCGACCATTCCGTTTCACAGGCAAGAGG ATATTCttcttaagcagtagagtacacCCTGGGGAGACACCATCTAGCTTTGTCTTCAATGGCTTTTTGGACTTCATCCTCCGACCTGATGACCCCCGAGCTCAAACCCTACGTCGTCTCTTTGTCTTTAAGCTAATTCCTATGTTGAATCCCGATGGTGTAGTCCGGGGCCACTACCG CACAGACTCACGTGGAGTGAATCTGAACCGTCAATACCTGAAGCCTGATGCCATCCTGCACCCAGCCATCTATGGGGCTAAAGCTGTGCTCCTCTACCACCATGTGCACTCTCGTCTGAACTACCAGAGTCCCTCTGAGCGTGAGCCCAGTCCACGTCTCCTTCCTGATAATCCCCTTTCTGACCTCGAGAAAGCCAATAATCTCCACAATGAAGCTCATTTTGGGCAGTCATCTGATGGGGAAAACCCTGAGACCTGGATTGAGACAGAGCCAGCAGAACAGAGGGCCAACAGTGTGTGGATTATGCCACAACAGTCTGCTGAGCTTGAGGAACCAGCCCCTGATACCATCCCCCCCAAAGAGAGTGGTGTTGCTTACTATGTGGACCTGCATGGACATGCTTCCAAACGGGGTTGCTTCATGTATGGAAACAGCTTTAGTGATGAGAGCACCCAG GTGGAAAACATGCTATATCCAAAGCTCATCTCCTTGAATTCAGCCCACTTTGACTTCCAGGGCTGCAATTTTTCAGAGAAGAACATGTATGCCCGAGACCGTAGAGATGGCCAGTCCAAAGAGGGAAGCGGCCGTGTTGCAATCTACAAAGCCTCAGGGATAATCCACAG CTACACACTTGAATGCAACTACAACACTGGACGCTCAGTAAACAGCATCCCTGCTGCCTGCCATGACAATGGGCGTgccagcccccctcccccaccggcTTTCCCCTCCAGATACACTGTGGAACTATTTGAGCAG GTGGGACGAGCTATGGCCATCGCAGCTCTGGACATGGCAGAATGTAATCCGTGGCCCCGAATTGTGCTGTCAGAGCACAGCAGCCTCACTAACCTGCGGGCCTGGATGCTAAAGCATGTGCGCAATAGCCGAAGCCTGAGCAGCACTGTCAATGTGGGTGTCAACAAGAAGAGAGGTTCTCGAACTCCTCCCAAGAGTAACAA TGGACTACCTGTTTCCTGCTCTGAAAATGCCTTGAGCCGGGCTCGAAGTTTTAGCACTGGTACAAGTGCTGGCGGTAGCAACAGCAGCCAACAAAATTCTCCACAGATGAAGAACTCTCCCAGCTTTCCTTTCCATGGCAGTCGGCCTGCAGGGCTGCCAGGTCTGGGCTCTAGCACCCAAAAGCTCAGCCACCGGGTGCTGGGCCCTGTCAGAG GGCATAAACCAGGCCAGCAGACCATACATATCTGTGACCACATGTGTAGGGACAGTTCCAAAGATATCTGGGAGGATGATGTCAAATGTAAGTACAAGGTAAAAATTAAGCTCATCTAA